In Candidatus Woesebacteria bacterium, one DNA window encodes the following:
- a CDS encoding 4-amino-4-deoxy-L-arabinose transferase and related glycosyltransferases of PMT family, translated as MRSFLQREVIKDKNFLFLSFILFLVGFVFRIVNLTSWPIFADEAIYIRWAQVMRAEETLRFLPLSDGKQPLFMWVMIPFLKLFTDPLFAGRFLSLLCGLLTMFGIMIFSLFLFKDKRITIFSLFLYAFSPFAVFFERMALVDSMLSMFGLWAFLLSFLSLKYKRTDLAVFSGFSLGAALITKSPALFFVLFLPSVLLLQDWQKREVKKQILNSFFLLFLTYIIAYGIYNILRLGPNFHLLSSRNYDYVFSLSHILEDPFNPFFGHLKDIFLWFFYFNSLFLIILFVIGVWQGFIYFKKQTLFLLILFLLPLLIQAEYAKVFTARYILFILPYFVLISSLSFFSRKLKVLTWLFLLGFVTFSIFQNVSFAFRKESAFLPKNERSGYLEEWTAGYGIKEVANYLVTLSKEKNGQEILVGTEGYFGTLPDGLQIYLNSYPNIKVAGMGLDFKEVPSGLIESSKNGVLTFFVVNSSRSKISDFSHLQRLAEYPKAKKKDGSFEKLLFYKVD; from the coding sequence ATGAGATCCTTTTTGCAAAGAGAAGTCATAAAGGACAAGAATTTTCTTTTTTTGTCCTTTATTTTATTTCTTGTCGGTTTTGTTTTTAGAATTGTTAACCTTACTTCATGGCCAATTTTTGCTGATGAGGCAATTTATATTCGGTGGGCTCAGGTGATGAGAGCGGAGGAAACTCTTCGTTTTTTGCCTCTTTCAGATGGAAAACAACCTCTTTTTATGTGGGTAATGATTCCATTTTTGAAATTATTTACAGACCCTCTTTTTGCTGGAAGGTTTTTATCCCTTCTTTGCGGACTTTTAACAATGTTTGGAATTATGATTTTTTCTCTTTTTCTTTTCAAGGATAAAAGAATAACTATTTTCTCTCTTTTCTTATATGCTTTTTCTCCTTTTGCAGTTTTCTTTGAGAGGATGGCTTTGGTTGACAGTATGCTTTCTATGTTTGGTCTTTGGGCTTTTTTGCTTTCTTTCTTGTCGCTTAAATATAAAAGAACAGATCTTGCTGTTTTTTCGGGATTTTCTCTTGGCGCAGCCTTAATTACCAAATCGCCGGCATTGTTTTTTGTTCTTTTCTTACCTTCGGTCTTGCTTTTGCAAGATTGGCAGAAAAGAGAAGTAAAAAAGCAAATTTTAAATTCGTTTTTTTTGCTTTTTTTAACTTATATTATCGCCTACGGAATTTATAACATCCTTCGTCTTGGCCCTAATTTCCATCTTTTATCTTCCCGTAACTATGATTATGTCTTTTCCCTCTCGCATATTTTAGAAGATCCTTTTAATCCATTTTTTGGTCATTTGAAAGATATTTTCCTATGGTTCTTTTATTTTAATTCATTATTTTTAATCATTCTCTTTGTTATTGGTGTTTGGCAAGGATTTATTTATTTTAAAAAGCAAACCTTGTTCTTACTTATACTCTTTTTGCTTCCACTTTTAATCCAAGCTGAGTACGCGAAGGTCTTTACTGCCAGATACATTCTTTTTATCTTGCCTTATTTTGTTCTTATCTCTTCTCTTTCTTTCTTCTCAAGAAAATTAAAAGTTTTGACTTGGTTGTTTTTATTAGGTTTTGTTACCTTTTCTATTTTTCAAAATGTAAGCTTTGCGTTTAGGAAAGAATCGGCTTTTTTGCCTAAAAATGAGCGTTCTGGATATCTTGAAGAGTGGACTGCGGGATATGGAATAAAAGAAGTTGCTAATTATTTAGTGACACTGTCAAAAGAAAAGAATGGGCAGGAGATTTTGGTTGGAACTGAAGGTTATTTTGGCACACTTCCTGATGGTTTACAGATTTATCTTAATTCTTATCCAAATATCAAAGTAGCCGGTATGGGGCTTGATTTCAAAGAGGTGCCTTCAGGGTTAATAGAGTCTTCAAAGAACGGTGTTTTGACATTTTTTGTGGTTAATAGTTCAAGAAGCAAAATAAGTGATTTTTCGCATCTTCAAAGATTGGCCGAATATCCGAAGGCAAAGAAAAAAGATGGGAGTTTTGAAAAGCTTCTTTTCTATAAGGTGGATTAG
- a CDS encoding glycosyl transferase family 2, whose amino-acid sequence MERVFLSVIIPCYNEAENIKRGVLEEVYDFLKRQGFSWEVLVSDDGSSDNSRELIKEKIKKFKNFILVENSHGGKPHALLGGIKKAKGEYILFTDMDQSTPIAELKKLLPYTKDKVEAIIGSRGVVRKDFPIYRKIGAFIFMAFRRMLILPEIVDTQCGFKLFESSLLKKVFPKLEFFKDKKSKKGWIVTSYDVELLHLIKKAGGRIVEVPVLWNDRDKSKTKGSPLAKYFKESKEMLFQILRVKLNDLKGLYD is encoded by the coding sequence ATGGAAAGAGTATTTCTTTCAGTAATAATTCCTTGTTATAACGAAGCTGAAAATATAAAAAGAGGTGTGCTTGAAGAGGTTTATGATTTTTTAAAGAGGCAGGGATTTAGCTGGGAAGTTCTAGTTTCAGATGACGGCAGCTCTGATAATAGCAGGGAGCTAATAAAGGAAAAGATAAAAAAGTTTAAGAATTTTATCTTAGTAGAAAATTCTCACGGAGGGAAACCGCATGCTCTTCTTGGAGGGATTAAAAAAGCAAAGGGAGAATACATACTTTTTACTGACATGGATCAGTCGACTCCCATTGCTGAGCTGAAAAAGCTCTTGCCTTATACAAAAGACAAAGTTGAAGCAATAATTGGTTCAAGAGGGGTGGTTAGAAAAGATTTTCCAATTTATCGGAAGATCGGAGCCTTTATTTTTATGGCTTTTAGGAGAATGCTTATTTTGCCTGAAATAGTAGATACTCAATGTGGTTTCAAACTCTTTGAAAGCTCTCTTTTGAAAAAAGTTTTCCCCAAACTTGAGTTTTTCAAAGACAAGAAGAGTAAAAAGGGTTGGATTGTTACTTCTTATGATGTTGAACTTCTCCATCTTATTAAAAAAGCTGGTGGTCGCATAGTTGAAGTTCCTGTTTTATGGAATGATAGGGATAAAAGTAAGACCAAAGGATCGCCTTTAGCCAAGTATTTTAAAGAATCAAAGGAAATGTTGTTTCAGATCTTGAGAGTTAAGCTTAATGATTTAAAAGGACTGTATGACTAG
- a CDS encoding Glycosyl transferase family 39, with the protein MTFLGDEGRDALVVKRLLLDHDLVFVGPGTSVGNMYLGPFYYYFMAPFLFLFRFDPTGPAVGVALLGVLTIFFVWYLAYKWFGRRAGLTAALLYAFSPVVIIFSRHSWNPNIMPFFSLLVIYSTFKFWYEEKYSYIVLASLSFAICLQSHYLALVLLPFVGIFLLLSFIKSKKVGKQKELLKNFLISVVIFLLLMSPLVVFDAKYNWRNFTAMKDFFFERSDFISNSFMSPFLHFFTIWNLVFTRLLASKNILFGKIVAFLLFSLSFLQVVFYLKRRIYSKKVVAFFFVLSWILVSVFVLSVYKEQIYDHYFGFLFPAPFLLLSFFLEELVTFKRYGKFLFVPLIFLFLFFSFVNSPLRDNPSRQLQRTIDVSKKIAEEARGQRFNLAVIAERNYEGAYLYFLELWKEPVVIIDPQRASETITDQLFVVCEYEDKTKCQPVSNPKAEVANFGWSKIDESFNVDGLMVFRLVHNPSGKPE; encoded by the coding sequence ATGACTTTCTTGGGTGATGAGGGTAGGGACGCCTTGGTGGTTAAGAGACTATTGCTTGATCATGATTTAGTCTTTGTTGGCCCTGGCACATCGGTTGGCAATATGTATCTTGGGCCTTTTTATTATTATTTTATGGCCCCATTTTTGTTTTTATTTCGTTTTGATCCAACAGGACCTGCTGTTGGTGTTGCACTTCTTGGTGTCTTGACTATTTTTTTTGTTTGGTATCTTGCCTATAAGTGGTTTGGCAGGCGGGCGGGGCTCACAGCAGCTTTACTTTACGCTTTTTCTCCTGTTGTTATTATCTTTTCAAGGCATTCTTGGAATCCAAATATTATGCCCTTTTTTTCTCTTCTTGTTATCTATTCCACTTTTAAGTTTTGGTATGAAGAAAAATATTCTTATATAGTTTTAGCTTCTTTATCCTTTGCTATTTGTCTTCAGTCACACTATCTTGCTCTAGTGCTTTTGCCTTTCGTTGGCATCTTTTTGCTACTTTCTTTCATTAAATCAAAGAAAGTAGGAAAGCAAAAAGAGCTTTTAAAGAATTTTCTGATTTCTGTTGTTATCTTTCTTTTATTGATGTCTCCTCTTGTTGTTTTTGATGCCAAATATAACTGGCGAAATTTTACGGCGATGAAGGATTTCTTTTTTGAAAGAAGTGATTTTATTTCAAATTCTTTTATGTCTCCCTTCCTGCATTTTTTTACGATATGGAATCTGGTTTTTACCCGTCTTCTTGCGAGTAAGAATATTTTGTTTGGTAAAATTGTTGCTTTTTTGTTATTTTCGCTTTCCTTTTTACAGGTGGTTTTTTATTTAAAAAGAAGAATTTATTCAAAGAAAGTAGTTGCTTTTTTCTTTGTTTTATCTTGGATTTTAGTTTCTGTTTTTGTTCTTAGTGTCTATAAGGAACAAATTTATGATCATTATTTTGGCTTTTTGTTTCCAGCTCCGTTTTTACTTCTCTCATTTTTTCTAGAAGAGCTCGTGACTTTTAAAAGGTATGGCAAGTTTTTATTTGTCCCTCTAATTTTTTTGTTTTTATTTTTTTCTTTTGTTAATTCTCCACTTCGTGACAACCCCTCAAGACAACTTCAAAGGACAATCGATGTCTCAAAGAAAATAGCTGAAGAGGCAAGAGGGCAAAGATTTAATCTTGCCGTTATTGCGGAAAGAAACTATGAAGGTGCTTATCTTTATTTTCTTGAACTTTGGAAAGAGCCGGTGGTGATTATTGATCCTCAAAGAGCAAGTGAAACCATAACTGATCAACTCTTTGTGGTTTGCGAGTATGAAGACAAAACTAAATGTCAGCCTGTTTCAAATCCTAAAGCCGAAGTAGCTAACTTTGGTTGGAGCAAAATAGACGAAAGCTTTAATGTTGATGGTCTGATGGTTTTTAGATTGGTTCATAATCCTTCAGGAAAGCCTGAATAA
- a CDS encoding Glycosyl transferase, family 2, which produces MEISRLSVFFPAYNEEANIKNTVLKAKEVLDKLRLKDWEILIINDGSKDNTLKVAQSLSKSDPRIKIINHEINRGYGASLKSGLYNSSFEWIAFTDSDGQFDFSEITNFIETEEKTNADLVIGFYRKRQETLFKILTSKIWEALVFVLFGLKVKDIDCGFKLISRKVIEKIPPLESERGAFISSELLIKAKRAGFKIVEIPVSHYPRKAGKATGRSIKVIVKSFSDLFKLWWKLI; this is translated from the coding sequence ATGGAAATTAGTCGTTTGTCTGTTTTCTTTCCTGCTTATAACGAAGAGGCTAACATCAAAAATACTGTTCTTAAGGCTAAAGAGGTTCTTGATAAGTTAAGACTTAAAGATTGGGAGATCTTGATTATAAATGATGGTTCAAAGGATAACACCTTAAAAGTGGCACAAAGTTTGTCAAAAAGTGACCCTCGTATAAAAATTATTAATCATGAGATTAATAGAGGTTATGGTGCTTCGCTTAAAAGTGGACTTTATAATTCTAGTTTCGAGTGGATTGCCTTTACCGATTCTGACGGACAATTTGATTTTTCTGAGATAACTAATTTTATTGAGACGGAGGAGAAGACCAATGCTGATTTGGTTATTGGTTTTTACAGAAAGAGGCAAGAGACTTTGTTTAAAATTTTAACCAGCAAAATTTGGGAAGCTTTGGTTTTTGTTCTATTTGGCCTTAAAGTTAAAGATATCGATTGTGGTTTTAAACTTATTTCAAGAAAAGTAATTGAAAAAATACCACCTCTTGAATCAGAAAGAGGTGCTTTTATCTCCAGTGAGCTTCTTATTAAAGCAAAAAGAGCAGGATTTAAAATTGTAGAAATACCAGTTAGTCATTACCCGAGAAAAGCGGGCAAAGCGACAGGAAGAAGTATTAAGGTAATAGTTAAAAGCTTTTCTGACTTGTTCAAACTTTGGTGGAAACTAATATGA
- a CDS encoding Glycosyl transferase, family 2, producing the protein MQRVVIVMPTFNEAENIGWMIDELLVKEFPKIKADMHLLVVDANSPDGTAKIVEEKMKKFANLHLLKKEKEGLGADYVAGFKYAMNELKADAVMEMDADGQHPPDNVKRMVDAYLDGADYVIGSRYIPGGSVPKEWAFSRKVVSYLGNLFIRLVWLKFNIHDMTTGFRLTKVDGVLNKIDLDNLMAKERFAYKVDLLYQSIKNAKKVKEVPLEFKPRLKEKSKFNPKEMTTTFKVAIILGIKDKQRFIKFGTVGFIGYLVNAISLKIMTSVGVPGLFAWSLPVELAIISNFTLNNLWTFKQEKIKGIKNIIYKFLQFNLTSMGALIIQTVAGNIGDLIFGIGARQLMLPFIIVFLVLPYNYFMYNAVIWKTWKLPWQRK; encoded by the coding sequence ATGCAAAGAGTTGTCATTGTGATGCCTACTTTTAACGAGGCGGAGAATATAGGTTGGATGATTGATGAGCTTTTGGTTAAGGAATTCCCAAAAATAAAAGCAGATATGCATCTTTTGGTTGTTGATGCTAACTCTCCTGATGGTACTGCAAAAATTGTTGAGGAAAAGATGAAAAAGTTTGCGAATCTCCATCTTTTGAAAAAGGAAAAAGAAGGTTTAGGTGCAGATTATGTGGCTGGTTTTAAGTATGCTATGAATGAACTTAAAGCTGATGCAGTGATGGAGATGGATGCTGATGGCCAGCATCCGCCTGACAATGTCAAAAGAATGGTTGACGCTTATCTTGATGGAGCTGATTATGTTATTGGCAGCCGTTATATACCCGGCGGCTCTGTTCCCAAAGAATGGGCTTTTTCAAGAAAAGTGGTTAGTTATTTGGGGAATCTTTTTATTCGTCTTGTTTGGCTTAAATTTAATATCCATGATATGACCACCGGCTTTAGGTTGACTAAAGTTGATGGAGTCTTAAACAAAATTGATCTTGATAATTTGATGGCTAAAGAGAGGTTTGCTTATAAAGTTGATTTGCTTTATCAAAGCATTAAAAATGCTAAGAAAGTTAAGGAAGTTCCTCTTGAGTTTAAACCTCGCCTAAAAGAAAAATCAAAATTTAATCCCAAAGAAATGACAACTACATTTAAAGTAGCTATCATCTTGGGTATCAAGGATAAGCAAAGATTTATCAAATTCGGAACTGTTGGTTTTATTGGTTATCTTGTGAATGCCATATCTCTTAAGATTATGACTTCTGTTGGAGTTCCCGGTCTTTTCGCTTGGAGTTTGCCTGTTGAACTTGCAATTATCAGTAATTTTACACTTAATAATCTTTGGACTTTCAAGCAAGAAAAAATAAAGGGTATCAAGAATATAATTTATAAATTCTTGCAGTTTAATTTGACTAGCATGGGAGCTTTAATTATTCAAACTGTTGCTGGCAATATCGGCGATCTTATTTTTGGAATCGGAGCGAGGCAATTAATGCTACCATTTATCATTGTCTTCTTGGTCCTGCCTTATAATTATTTTATGTACAACGCTGTTATTTGGAAAACTTGGAAGCTGCCTTGGCAGAGAAAGTAA
- a CDS encoding Seryl-tRNA synthetase produces MIDINLLRDNPNFFKEATKAKGFDSSVIDLLLEKDKKRRELIVEVESLRARKNKLGREGQEEGRKIKAELKTKEEELKNIEEEYKELLLKVPNPSAPDVKVGSPEENEVIKKFGEPRKFDFRVRDHVEIGDLTQTIDLNRGTKVAQSGFYYLKGDGALLELSLVRFAFDKLIKHGFLPVITPNVAKERNVVGCGFQARSEKERQIYHIEGEDLDLIGTAEITLVGMHTDEILNAKDLPKKYVGFSSCYRTEAGSYGKDVRGIIRVHEFRKVEMVVFCLPEESDDWHKKLLSIEEEIWQDLGIPYHVVKMATGDLGNAASRKYDIEAWMPSQNKYREVTSTSNTTDFQARRLGIKVKRGDKSEYLHTLNGTVLALGRAMVAIYENFQEKDGSVVVPSVLRPYFGKKKIEVVS; encoded by the coding sequence ATGATAGATATTAATCTTTTGCGCGATAACCCCAATTTTTTTAAAGAAGCGACTAAAGCTAAGGGTTTTGACTCAAGTGTTATAGATTTATTACTTGAAAAAGACAAGAAGCGAAGGGAATTGATAGTTGAGGTTGAATCTCTGCGCGCAAGAAAGAATAAATTGGGTAGGGAAGGTCAGGAAGAGGGTAGGAAGATTAAAGCTGAGCTTAAGACAAAAGAAGAAGAACTTAAGAATATTGAAGAAGAGTATAAAGAATTGCTTCTTAAAGTTCCCAATCCTTCAGCTCCTGATGTAAAAGTTGGAAGCCCCGAGGAAAATGAGGTTATTAAGAAATTTGGCGAGCCTCGTAAGTTTGATTTTCGTGTACGGGATCATGTTGAAATTGGTGATTTGACTCAAACAATTGATCTAAATAGGGGAACCAAAGTCGCTCAGTCTGGTTTTTATTATTTGAAAGGTGATGGAGCTTTGCTTGAACTTTCTTTGGTACGTTTTGCTTTTGATAAGTTAATAAAACATGGCTTTTTGCCTGTTATTACTCCAAATGTAGCCAAAGAAAGGAATGTTGTTGGTTGCGGTTTTCAGGCAAGAAGTGAGAAGGAAAGACAGATATATCATATTGAAGGCGAGGATTTGGATTTAATTGGGACTGCTGAGATTACTCTTGTTGGCATGCACACAGATGAAATTTTAAATGCCAAAGATTTGCCTAAAAAATATGTAGGTTTTTCTTCCTGCTATCGTACTGAGGCAGGAAGCTATGGCAAGGATGTAAGAGGAATAATAAGAGTTCATGAGTTTAGAAAAGTGGAGATGGTCGTTTTTTGTCTTCCTGAGGAGTCTGACGATTGGCATAAAAAGCTTTTGTCGATTGAGGAGGAAATATGGCAGGATTTGGGGATTCCTTATCATGTAGTAAAAATGGCAACAGGTGATTTGGGCAATGCTGCTTCAAGAAAATATGACATTGAGGCTTGGATGCCGTCTCAAAATAAATATCGTGAGGTTACATCAACCAGCAATACCACAGATTTTCAGGCAAGAAGGCTGGGAATAAAAGTAAAAAGGGGAGATAAAAGCGAATATTTGCATACTCTTAACGGAACGGTTTTGGCTTTAGGCAGAGCGATGGTTGCAATTTATGAGAACTTCCAGGAAAAAGATGGGTCGGTTGTTGTCCCTAGTGTTTTGAGGCCTTATTTTGGTAAGAAGAAGATAGAAGTTGTGTCTTGA
- a CDS encoding HDIG domain protein, protein MMDRLGIDRKKAQELIEKNIKNQITKYHLLESEAIMSSLASYLYDKGLLDEEDKAQMTRDETSEAWGLIGLLHDIDWDLTKENPEKHCLFAESILKEAGATPFLIETIQSHAWGKGGVPAFAAYERKTKLQHALAASETLTGLIVASALVQPDKKLKSVSLDSLKKKFRSSGFARGCNREIIKEAELLGITLDEFLQIGLEALQSISDEIGL, encoded by the coding sequence ATGATGGATAGGTTGGGAATTGACAGAAAAAAAGCTCAAGAGTTGATTGAGAAAAATATCAAAAATCAGATAACCAAATATCACCTGCTTGAGTCAGAGGCTATAATGTCTAGTCTGGCTTCTTATCTTTATGACAAAGGGCTTTTAGACGAGGAAGATAAAGCTCAAATGACCCGTGATGAGACATCAGAAGCTTGGGGATTAATTGGTCTTCTTCATGATATAGATTGGGATTTAACAAAAGAGAATCCCGAGAAGCATTGTCTTTTTGCCGAGAGCATTTTGAAAGAGGCAGGTGCCACACCCTTTTTGATTGAGACTATTCAATCTCACGCTTGGGGAAAGGGTGGAGTGCCTGCTTTTGCCGCTTATGAAAGAAAGACCAAGCTTCAACATGCTCTTGCTGCTTCTGAAACTTTAACCGGATTGATTGTTGCTTCAGCTTTGGTTCAGCCCGATAAAAAATTAAAGAGCGTTTCTCTTGATTCTTTGAAGAAAAAATTTAGAAGCTCTGGTTTTGCTCGCGGCTGCAACCGCGAAATTATCAAGGAGGCCGAGCTTTTGGGTATTACTCTTGATGAATTTTTACAAATTGGACTTGAAGCTCTTCAATCTATCTCAGACGAGATTGGTTTGTAG
- a CDS encoding Lysyl-tRNA synthetase (class II) has protein sequence MAQRITKIRSDRLKKKEELLKLGVNPYPSSISLKGERVAISHARESLGKNVLVAGRIRAIRIHGGASFLDLEDFTASIQLLFQKNVLGESYSLISLFDTGDFLAVSGEVIKTQAGEITVRVSDFQFLSKAIRPLPSSWYGLKDIEERYRKRYLDLLLNPEVKQRFLTRTKLVREIRNYLDSLGYQEVETPTLQPLYGGANAKPFKTHLNALDCDMYLRIADELYLKRLLVGGYEKVYEICKDFRNEGMDLTHNPEFTMIEYYEAYADYHRVMDVTEGLFKHLAKSIFGKMKIKVGEQEIDISKKWPRIKMVDIIREKLGIDVLGTSESFLTDYCRKNEIELVGGENKGQLIYTIFEHKVTDLLIDPVWIIDYPEAVSPLSKSKADEPGWVERFEGYVGGKEICDGWSELNDPLIQRKRFESDVKAARKDREEAQQVDEDFLEAMEYGMPPIGGIGIGIDRLTMFFTNTWSIKEVILFPTMRPLLKKKK, from the coding sequence ATGGCCCAGAGGATAACTAAAATTAGAAGCGACAGGTTGAAGAAAAAAGAGGAACTCTTAAAACTTGGCGTTAATCCTTATCCTTCGTCTATTTCTTTAAAAGGGGAAAGGGTGGCTATTTCTCACGCTCGTGAGTCTTTGGGTAAAAACGTTTTGGTTGCAGGTAGAATCAGAGCTATAAGAATTCATGGAGGCGCCTCTTTCCTTGATCTGGAAGATTTTACAGCTTCTATTCAGCTTCTTTTTCAGAAAAATGTTTTGGGTGAGAGCTATTCTTTAATCTCTCTTTTTGATACTGGTGATTTTTTGGCTGTCTCAGGCGAGGTGATTAAGACCCAGGCAGGGGAGATAACTGTTCGTGTTTCTGATTTTCAGTTTTTGTCAAAGGCTATTCGGCCACTACCTTCCTCTTGGTATGGCCTAAAGGATATTGAGGAACGTTATCGCAAGCGTTATCTTGATTTACTTTTAAATCCTGAAGTAAAGCAAAGGTTTTTGACAAGAACTAAATTGGTTCGTGAGATTAGAAATTATCTTGATAGTCTGGGTTATCAGGAAGTTGAAACTCCAACCCTGCAGCCTCTTTATGGCGGTGCTAATGCCAAGCCTTTTAAGACCCATCTTAACGCTTTGGATTGCGATATGTATTTAAGAATTGCAGACGAGCTTTATTTGAAGCGACTTTTGGTTGGTGGTTATGAGAAGGTTTATGAGATTTGCAAGGATTTTAGAAATGAAGGTATGGATTTAACTCACAACCCAGAGTTTACAATGATTGAATACTACGAAGCCTATGCTGATTATCATCGTGTGATGGATGTAACAGAAGGGCTTTTTAAGCATCTGGCTAAATCTATTTTTGGCAAGATGAAAATAAAAGTTGGGGAGCAGGAAATTGATATTTCCAAAAAGTGGCCGCGAATTAAAATGGTGGATATTATTCGCGAGAAGCTGGGAATTGATGTTTTAGGAACTTCTGAATCGTTTTTGACTGATTATTGTCGCAAGAATGAAATCGAGCTTGTGGGTGGAGAAAACAAGGGCCAATTGATTTACACCATTTTTGAGCATAAGGTTACAGACCTTTTGATTGATCCTGTTTGGATAATTGACTATCCTGAAGCTGTTAGTCCTCTTTCTAAATCTAAAGCAGATGAGCCAGGTTGGGTTGAAAGATTTGAGGGATATGTAGGTGGCAAGGAAATTTGCGACGGCTGGAGCGAGCTTAACGATCCTTTGATTCAGCGAAAAAGATTTGAATCAGATGTTAAAGCGGCAAGAAAAGATAGAGAGGAAGCGCAACAGGTTGACGAGGATTTCTTGGAGGCGATGGAATATGGAATGCCTCCTATTGGAGGCATTGGCATTGGCATTGATCGCTTAACAATGTTTTTTACCAATACTTGGAGTATAAAAGAGGTGATTCTTTTCCCCACAATGAGGCCACTTTTGAAAAAGAAAAAATGA
- a CDS encoding Transcription elongation factor GreA, whose translation MVDTKAKFTKEGFEALQKELRVLVEEKRPKLVERLANARSHGDLSENSDYQNAREELDFLDGRISELEEIIKNAKIVEVSTDNRTVDVGNSVRVKINGQENIFRIVGEWEANPAEKKISLSSPLGQALVGRTKGDKVSVEAPAGTMVYEIVDIE comes from the coding sequence ATGGTTGATACAAAAGCTAAATTTACCAAGGAAGGTTTTGAGGCTCTGCAAAAAGAGCTTAGGGTTTTAGTGGAAGAAAAGCGGCCTAAGCTTGTTGAGAGGCTTGCCAACGCCAGATCTCATGGAGATCTCTCGGAAAACAGTGATTATCAAAATGCTCGTGAGGAACTTGATTTCTTGGATGGCAGGATTTCTGAGCTAGAGGAGATAATTAAGAATGCTAAGATTGTGGAGGTAAGTACTGACAATAGGACAGTTGATGTTGGTAACTCAGTGCGAGTCAAAATTAACGGTCAGGAAAATATCTTTCGTATAGTTGGTGAGTGGGAAGCAAATCCAGCTGAGAAGAAGATTTCTCTTTCTTCTCCTTTGGGACAGGCTTTGGTTGGTAGAACCAAGGGCGACAAGGTCTCTGTTGAAGCGCCGGCCGGAACAATGGTTTACGAAATTGTCGATATAGAATAG